Below is a window of Roseofilum reptotaenium CS-1145 DNA.
AGTTTTAGACGTGATGATGCCAGAATTGAATGGATTTGATGTAGCTGCAATTCTTAAAAATGATCCAGAAACCATGCAAATTCCCATTCTAATGATTTCTGCTGACGATCGCTCCGAAAGAGGTTATCGTATTGGTGTAGATCATTATCTAACGAAACCCATAAGCTCAGAACAATTTTTACAGAGAGTGCAGACTCTACTGAAGCAACAATACTCATCTAAACGAGTTTTAGTCTTCGATCAAAAATCTTCAAGCGCACAAACTTTAACGGAAATTCTCCAAGCTCAAGGATATCATATGAAAGTTATGAATACGGAGGACGCTCTGTTTGCTGCTCATCCCGATTTGGTCATTACTGATGTAAATATATCTAATACTTCTAGATTGGTAAAAACTTTAAAATTTCAAAAAGGCAACGATCAAATCATTGTGTTGTTATTAGAGAATCCCCCTATCCAGAATGGCCATCAAATTGAAGTCATTAATTAATAAATCGACCACTCAAACCTTGATTCAAGAGTGTGTGGATCTGTTTCCTGGAAAGGTAGGCATTTTCGATCCAAATAGAAATTTGTTAATGGGTTCTGTCCATCCTTTCTTCCCTCAAGAATATGCGATTAAAGCGGAAGGAGAAGTGATTGGCTGGGTATGTGGAGATCAAGGTAGTTCTGCGGTATCCAGTTTATTAAATTATCTGGTGCGTCAAACTCTTTCTCAAAAAGCATTGGTCAATGAAACTCTAGAGCGATACAAAGAAATTAATCTCTTATATCGTATTTCTGAAGATATGAGTGCTTGCTTAGATATGGGGGTGATTGCTGAGTTAGTACTCAAAGAAGCACGAGACATTATTGAGTCTACCCAAGGAGCAGTTTTATTGGTTGATCCAGAAAATGGACGCTTTACGACTCTAGCCGAATTTGGAGATTATCCTTCACAACTGTCCAATTTAGCGATTGATGAGGGGATCATGGGTTATGTCCTATCGACAGGAGTGGCTGAAGTCATTAATGACGTAGAACATGATTCTCGGTTAACTGAAATCGATCGTTTGAATCAGGCATTAATTTGTTCTCCGCTCAAAAGTCGGTATGAGGCTTTTGGGGTGATTTGGATCGGTCATTCTGAACCCATCAATTATCGAGCCGCAGACTTAAAACTGTTGACTGCTTTAACTTCTCAAACGGCTAATGCAATGGAAAATGCTCGTTTGCATAATTATCAGTTGCAAGAGGAACGCATCAAAAGTAATTTAGAGCGGTATATGTCTCCGCAATTGGTCAAAGCTATTATCGATAATAAGGAAGAAAGTTTACTGAAAACGGGTAAAAAAGATTTAGTTATGCTCTTTTCCGATATTCGCAATTTTACTACTCATTGCGAAATGCTGGAACCGGAAACCATGGTGGAATATTTAAATATTTATTTTACCCATATGGTCGATGTGATTTTTAGCTATGGGGGAACGGTGAATAAGTTTGTAGGGGATATGATTGTTTGTATGTTTGGCGCACCCGCTCCTTTAGAACAGAGTGAAAAAAAAGCGATTCAAACGGCGATCGCCATGCAACAATGCTTACAATCTATACCCGTTCCTTGGATTCGAGAAAATTTCAAAACGGGTATCGGTATAAGCTCAGGTAAGGTTGTTGTGGGCAATATTGGCGCTCGTCAGCACGTTGATTATACTGCAATTGGAGACAAAGTCAATACCGCATCAAGGTTGCAGTCCATAGCTGAAGGGGGACAAATCCTAGTGGATCGAAGCATTTACGATCGCACCGTTGACTACTTTAATTTTAAGGAGGTAGGATTAGTGAATGTCAAAGGTAAAACACAAACGGTGGAGATCTTCGAGGTTTTATACTGATAATGGATAAGAAAGTGTTAATTGTGGATGATGAGAATCATATCAGAATCCTGCTAGAACAAACCCTAGAAGAGCTGGAAGATGAAGGCGTAGAACTATTATTCGCAGCAGATGGAGAAACGGCAGTAAATTTGATTAAAGAAGAGCAGCCTAATCTAGTCTTTCTAGATGTGATGATGCCCAAAATGAACGGGTTTGATGTCTGTTATCAAATTAAAAAACAACCGGATTTGAGGGGAGTCTACATCATCATGCTAACCGCTAAAGGGCAAGAGTTTGACAAGAAAAAAGGGGAAGAAGTCGGGGCGAATTTATATATGACTAAACCGTTTGATCCCGATGAGTTGTTAGAAAAGGCTCGGGAGATTTTAGGGTTAGAATAAATTTCAACTATGAATCCGGGGTTCTGGATGTAAGTTAGAGAGCAAATCACTCTCAACTTGCGCCAGACTTTCTAGGCGAGATTGGACAATTTCTCGATCGCAATAGGTGGTTGCTAAAATCCAGTAGATTCCATAATGGCGCGCTTCAGAAGCCATTAAAGAGCGATAAAATTTTGCCAGTTCTGGATGGGGAAGATGGTTCGCCAGCAGCCCCAGGCGCTCATGGGAACGGGCTTCAATGAGGGCAGAAATCAACAAAGAATCGAGCATTCGTTCCGGTTCAGAGGGGCGAATTTGGGCTTTTAATCCGGCAGCATAGGGAGGAGCGGAAAGGGGAGCGAGGGGAATATGGAGACGCTCTAACCATTGATTGACTTGTTCAAAGTGTTCCAGTTCTTCGCGGGCGATCGCCGTTAGCTTCCTGACTAACACCTGACTGGAGGGATAGCGGAACATCAGGTTTAGAGCGACTCCGGCTGCTTTGCGCTCACAATGGGAATGATCTAAGAGGATCGTGGGAATATTGGCGATCGCCTGTTCCACCCAAGCCTCAGATGTCGGTTGTTGCAGAAATTTGATTTTTGGTAATTCTTCCATAAGCGATCGCATGTTAATTTGGGTGAATAGGGCCAATGTCAGGGGGTTGTGGGTGAGTTAGGTGTAAATGGATTGAGTATACTTAAACCATTTACGCGCTTAAAATCATTAACATTACGAGTAACCAAGATGCATCCTGTTACTAAAGCACAAGCAGCGATGATACCATCAGCCAGTTTTAAGCGATAATTTCGCCGGATTTGGGCAGCACAATCTAAGACTGATTCACTCAAGGGTACGCAGTGAATCAGTCGCAGAAATTCGCGCATTTCATTGGCTTGTTCTGGCGTTAAATTAGGATAGCAGAGTAGTTCAACCCAGCTAATCGGACAATAAAATGCGGCTGCATTTCCGGCTTCAATGGCATCGAATATATACTGAACCTCTGGCTGATTGTTAAAGTAATAAATCAGAATATTAGTATCCAGAAGGTATTGATTAATCATCCCATTCTTGCCTGATTTGAACTTGAAACTCTAGGGCATCGACCTGTTTCGGCAGAAAACCCTGCCATCGCTTTAAGTTTAGGGGAGGCGAAGTTTCACTCTCGTTTTGTTCTGGCATGGTTGCCCTTTGCTCAACAAGACGGGCTAGGTCTTGTAAGAGATGCTCTTGTTTATCTCGACTCAAGGATTGAGCCTGATGGAGGATTTCTTGGTAACTGGACATGGGTTGAGGTGGATTGATGGATTGATC
It encodes the following:
- the miaE gene encoding tRNA-(ms[2]io[6]A)-hydroxylase; the protein is MEELPKIKFLQQPTSEAWVEQAIANIPTILLDHSHCERKAAGVALNLMFRYPSSQVLVRKLTAIAREELEHFEQVNQWLERLHIPLAPLSAPPYAAGLKAQIRPSEPERMLDSLLISALIEARSHERLGLLANHLPHPELAKFYRSLMASEARHYGIYWILATTYCDREIVQSRLESLAQVESDLLSNLHPEPRIHS
- a CDS encoding response regulator transcription factor, producing MDKKVLIVDDENHIRILLEQTLEELEDEGVELLFAADGETAVNLIKEEQPNLVFLDVMMPKMNGFDVCYQIKKQPDLRGVYIIMLTAKGQEFDKKKGEEVGANLYMTKPFDPDELLEKAREILGLE
- a CDS encoding adenylate/guanylate cyclase domain-containing protein, encoding MAIKLKSLINKSTTQTLIQECVDLFPGKVGIFDPNRNLLMGSVHPFFPQEYAIKAEGEVIGWVCGDQGSSAVSSLLNYLVRQTLSQKALVNETLERYKEINLLYRISEDMSACLDMGVIAELVLKEARDIIESTQGAVLLVDPENGRFTTLAEFGDYPSQLSNLAIDEGIMGYVLSTGVAEVINDVEHDSRLTEIDRLNQALICSPLKSRYEAFGVIWIGHSEPINYRAADLKLLTALTSQTANAMENARLHNYQLQEERIKSNLERYMSPQLVKAIIDNKEESLLKTGKKDLVMLFSDIRNFTTHCEMLEPETMVEYLNIYFTHMVDVIFSYGGTVNKFVGDMIVCMFGAPAPLEQSEKKAIQTAIAMQQCLQSIPVPWIRENFKTGIGISSGKVVVGNIGARQHVDYTAIGDKVNTASRLQSIAEGGQILVDRSIYDRTVDYFNFKEVGLVNVKGKTQTVEIFEVLY
- a CDS encoding type II toxin-antitoxin system VapC family toxin, whose translation is MINQYLLDTNILIYYFNNQPEVQYIFDAIEAGNAAAFYCPISWVELLCYPNLTPEQANEMREFLRLIHCVPLSESVLDCAAQIRRNYRLKLADGIIAACALVTGCILVTRNVNDFKRVNGLSILNPFTPNSPTTP